tatatatatatatttatatatatttatttatttatttttatttgcgtaatatattttaaaataaaacaaatgtAGTATAGTCACTTATAAAATTCCATTTGTTTGTTctattttaataaaataagtaCATACTTCAAAATGACATTCATAAAAATTCACCCATTACATATATCCtccaaaaaaataaaaataaatttaaaaataaataaataaataaataaataaataaatatatatatatatatatatatatatatatatatatatatatacatacatatacatttattaatttactacaatattatatatttattataccACAATggatgatgataaaattaaaagcATTTATTTTAGTTTAAAGAACAAAAGTAAGAAAGAATGGGCAGAACTAATGGAGCAGTTGACAAAAGATCAAAAACGTAAATTGATTTTTTACATCAGAAAGAAGAACAAACATTCATGTAAGTTGAAAAAGcatatctatatattaagaaaaGAATCATGTGCttattaatacataattaaaatatatatatataaatatatatatatatatatctttcCATTGCTCACCCACTTTGCAgtacataaaataaaaaatattaaaactGAGAAAAGTAATGAAAAAAGTAAGACAAAAAGTAATAGACCGTACTATGATCACATCCTTATTGATTACACCAATGTaagatatttttaaaaatacaatcagtaaatataaataaataaataaataaatatatatatatatatatatatatatatatatatatttaataaattattatctttaataattagctaaatattttttattattattttttttttatcattttatatatatatatatatatatatttttttttgttttttttttgtccTGACCAATTCAGGTAAATTATGATTTAaacttaaaaaattatatagCTAGAATTTTGCGTCTTTACAAATTAGAAGATAATTTTGAATTTATTAAAGCgttacatttatatatgaatattttatgttatattatattcaagAAATTTTCCTACGAATATAAGAAGGAAcagaaaaataaaaatctcttgttatttttaaaaaagttATTTCCATTCGAATTTCATAATTTTGAGACAAAATACAATATGAGATGGGGCAATGATGCATCATCTTTATCAGAAAATGtaggaaataaaaatatccCAAATGTACAAGAAATAAATTCAATGGATGACgtagaagaaaatataaatgaaaaaaatttaaatgaaaGAAAAGAACAATCTGTTAattctaataatatatgtaagGTGCAAAATGAAACATTTGCAGAAAATAAAAGtgttcataataatatatcaaatgtatatgaagaacaaaatggttcgtgtaataaaaatgattttatttcagaaaataataaaacaaaaaccAGTCAATTAGATTATAAAATCAAttgtgataataatgatgtttatataaaaatggaaaaagATAATGATGATTCATTTAATAGCGAACTGGATAATATAACAATTCTTTCAGacttaaataaatatgtaaaaaaggaattacacaaagaattttttaaaaataaagatataacAACAATTATGCAAAATTTATTTGATAACAAAAGATATGGATATAGAATCAGATTTAGAAGTATTTTATCCAAAAGCTTAAATGAAattgaatataaaaaatattgtgaccaaagagaaaaattatttaaatataaaagaaaaaatttcCTTAGATGGATAAGTCAGTTTACAAATATAGAATCTATtgatatgtatataattaatttttttatatttttatttttggatagattatatttaatactTGAAACTTATCTAAGATTAAACTATGTATATTCAAATGCTAAAACTACCCAGGAATATGTTATAGATCATATTAAACAATTACACAATTTTGATTTCATTCTAAATAAGTTAACATCTAGCCATGGGCATAACATATCTTCCACAAATAAAACGAATAATGTTATATCTGAAGGTGACGAATTGGATAATAACACGGGCACAATAGATTCATTATTACACAACTTTGATGAACTTTATAAAAACCTTACAAAGCCAAATATAAGTAATTTCTACTTGTCTTTagatttaatatataatacggatgtatattcttttaaaataacaaataaaataaccTTTGAGAAATTAGTAAAAATTGATATATCTTCATATATTAACGAAACGaatgtttataaaattattcaGTTCGATAAGGATAAAAATACAGACCCTTGGAAAACATTAACCAATTTTGCATTGCTACAAAATAGGTAAATTTAAAATgtgtttaaaaaaataatgtcAACATATTTgttgtatataaaaattgcgtttaatatatatatatatatatatatttatttatttatttattatttattttctccTTAACAGAAAATTAAATTTGCCAAAATTTGATTGTTTctctatatttttaattgtacgatttaaatattatttggaagaatttaaagaaaattcaaatattgattatatatataaaattgttAAAGAGGAATATGATAAGGTAgaagaatatttaaaaagagATCAATTTGATGAAGAGGATTTTGAATATAAGCATCTGGTTCCTATTTATCTTGacttaaaaaaagaacTTAAAAAGGTACAAcgcattttttttttttttttttaatttgataatataaaaaagtagTGATACTAAAGAAATAAGAAAAAGcacacacacatatatataaatatatatatatatatatatatatatatatatatatgtatgtaattttttattttttttctttataggttaatgaatatataaagttTTATGGCAATTTAATATCATTTGTAAATTTCATTCAAAAATATGCTAACCCTTCTACGAATATAGTTAAAACAGAAGAAAATGAGGAGGAGAAGAATTTTGATTTgtcattttttttgagTTCCCATTTGAATGACaatgtaaaaaaagaatagTTTGGcatatttgtattatacatacatacatatgtatgtatctattttatttttttgtgacaattgatttatatattgtacatataaatttatgtatatatatatatatatatatatttaccCATTTTTAAACTCAAAATAACctattttgttatttatttttacctaatttttttttttcttttttttttatgtaaaatTTGAGTAAACTTTCTTATTTTCTTCACCTTTTATTTATcaagaaaaaagaattttttacatttttaattttttaaaataacaaaatcttttaaaaagaaCAATTTATGCATtttggtttttttttttttttataaaacataaaatatatatatatatatatatatatatatgtatatatttaaaattaatagCATTGTAAGCATGTcttatattcttattttatatgaatgatttaaaaatgataattaaAGTGAATaggataaatataaataaattacataaaacaaaaaataaattaaaaatacaagaaatttttttgttttataattttttaattttttttttttttttttttataaaactTTATAAGTTTTCTATCTTCACAGATAGGAGTTTATTTTTCTATGCTGTAATCATCatctataaaaaaagaaaggaaaagttataatcattttgtactataaaaaaatagataaatgtttattacatttttttttttttttttttcttatatacCTTTGCTATTCATTttgttaaaatatttatctttataGTATAAgattttccttttttttattttaattttttttaacaaatTCCAAAATTTTTCCTCCTGTAGAAAAaatccaaaaaaaaattaaaaaataaaaaaaaaaaagacaaaggagataattatattatacattattagctagttgataatatttcattttataaatatatattttttgtgtGTACCTTAATGTAGGAATTAAAAGCAAAGGATGATAAatcttttataataatatcaacATTATCAGTTGGATGgtatttattaaaatagGTGAATATGCAAATAATAACCTACGATtggtaaaaaaaaaaaaaatgtatcaaaataatatgcCATAAATATGACAAAACAAATAGGATGAGTAAGCATCcttatatcatatatattatatatatatatatatatatatatatatatattttattttattttatttttttttttttttctttttgttacctcgtatattattttttcattaaatgtatatatgtcAAACAAtcttatataaatgttaaAGGGCAAACACCTAAAATCccccaaaaaaaaaataaagcGATTATTATAG
This is a stretch of genomic DNA from Plasmodium reichenowi strain SY57 chromosome 14, whole genome shotgun sequence. It encodes these proteins:
- a CDS encoding hypothetical protein (conserved Plasmodium protein, unknown function), which codes for MDDDKIKSIYFSLKNKSKKEWAELMEQLTKDQKRKLIFYIRKKNKHSLHKIKNIKTEKSNEKSKTKSNRPYYDHILIDYTNVNYDLNLKNYIARILRLYKLEDNFEFIKALHLYMNILCYIIFKKFSYEYKKEQKNKNLLLFLKKLFPFEFHNFETKYNMRWGNDASSLSENVGNKNIPNVQEINSMDDVEENINEKNLNERKEQSVNSNNICKVQNETFAENKSVHNNISNVYEEQNGSCNKNDFISENNKTKTSQLDYKINCDNNDVYIKMEKDNDDSFNSELDNITILSDLNKYVKKELHKEFFKNKDITTIMQNLFDNKRYGYRIRFRSILSKSLNEIEYKKYCDQREKLFKYKRKNFLRWISQFTNIESIDMYIINFFIFLFLDRLYLILETYLRLNYVYSNAKTTQEYVIDHIKQLHNFDFILNKLTSSHGHNISSTNKTNNVISEGDELDNNTGTIDSLLHNFDELYKNLTKPNISNFYLSLDLIYNTDVYSFKITNKITFEKLVKIDISSYINETNVYKIIQFDKDKNTDPWKTLTNFALLQNRKLNLPKFDCFSIFLIVRFKYYLEEFKENSNIDYIYKIVKEEYDKVEEYLKRDQFDEEDFEYKHLVPIYLDLKKELKKVNEYIKFYGNLISFVNFIQKYANPSTNIVKTEENEEEKNFDLSFFLSSHLNDNVKKE